The genome window TTACGCCAGCAAACCAAGCAACCAATAAAATGGGCATTGCCAGGCCCAATGACAATGATTGACACGCTTTACGACGATCATTATAAAAGCCGCGAAAAACTAGCGTGGGAATTTGCCATAATTCTCAATCAAGAAGCAAAAGAATTAGAAGCCGCAGGCGTTGATATCATCCAATTTGATGAGCCCGCGTTTAACGTATTTTTTGATGAAGTGAACGACTGGGGAATTGCCTGTTTAGAGCGCGCAATTGAAGGGCTTAAATGCGAAACCGCAGTTCATATTTGCTATGGCTACGGCATTAAAGCCAATACAGATTGGAAAAAAACACTAGGAAGCGAATGGCGACAGTACGAAGAAGCATTCCCTAAGCTTCAGCAATCTAATATCGATATTATCTCACTAGAGTGCCATAACTCGCATGTACCAATGGATTTACTAGAACTTATTCGCGGTAAAAAAGTAATGGTAGGCGCAATTGATGTAGCAAATCACACTATCGAAACGCCAGAAGAAGTAGCTAATACGCTACGTAAAGCACTGCAATTTGTAGATGCCGACAAACTCTACCCGTGTACCAACTGCGGCATGGCTCCACTACCTCACCATATAGCCAGAGGTAAACTAAATGCCTTGAGCTCAGGAGCTGAAATTATAAGAAAAGAATTATTAGAAAAAAGCTAGTAAAGTAGCTTTAAAATACAAATTGTAAACAATAACTACTGTCGCACCATGCCATAGTAAAATCCATAAACATGGTGCGTTAGCTAAAACCGACTAAAGAACAAAGTTTAGGTTAGTTATTTAATTTTTTTTATTAAAAAGCTCTAACCTATTTTTTGAAAAATCGATAACTGCTTGGTATTGAATAAAAAAGGGAGAGCCTAACAAGCCATGTACTCCCTTTTCACCACCCGCCACCTGTACATGGTCAAGATTAAGTGACACAAAGGCAGGACTTTCAAACAAGGCACTACCAAACTCAATTGAATCAACTTCTATATCTCCCATAGCGTGATCCGAAGTGCCCAAGCCTGCTGCATTCTCAACATTGAGTGTCTCTTCAATGCCTAATTCACTTAGGCATCCCCTGTCTAAAACAGATGTCCCAGCGCCAGTATCTAAAATAAAACGTAACAATTTACCGTTAATTTTAGCTTCAACAATTTGGTGGCCTGTTTCTGATATTTCAAACTCAATTACAGTTTTTCCTTCAGATAAATTCATATACGTTCCTTGTTAGATTTTATTTAGGTGTTGGAAAACGAATACACCCTACGATGAATCGACTTATTTAGCGGCTTTAAAGCGCCACTATTAAAAGTTGCAATTAATAGACAAATTTTACTAGTTGCCCACCTCAGGACGTTTTGTTATATGTACATTAATTCAAGTCTATTTCAGGGTGTTCTTTAATCCCGTACATTTTTTCCATTATTTTTAAGTAAAAATCTAAAGAGGGCATATTCATTTCTTCACGCCGTTTATCTACATTAGTTTCATCTTCTATAGGGCTAAACACAACTTTACCTTCACTCACATCAGCTTGAGTACCATAGATTTGTTTCTTTCCTTGTGCAATAAGAGCTCTATCAGTTAAAAGAGCAACTTGTTGTCCGCTAACACCTTCGCCATTCAAATATGATTGCTTTAAATAAGGAAGCATTTTTACTTTAAATGCAACATCAGGTGAATGCTGGATGACTAAAAATGCTGCTCCAACTCCTTTAACTCCGACTAAATCCCTTGTTACCCAATGATGCTTTTTAATGATAGCTTTAAGTTTTCCTGTATTACTTTCATCTATTTTCATCATTTGTTCTAGGAGTGCTTTAGGCGGGTTTTGCCACCCAGCTTCTCCTATTTTGTTTCGAATATGTTGATCTTCAATTTCCATTTCAATTAGTTCTTTTTGCAGAGGAAGGTTAATTTCGGCAAAAGAATAAAAAGGTATTATCAACACTAAAAATAATAGGTAACGCATCAACTGAACTCTCCTTGTACATATAACGAGCCTGTAGATTAACTCGTTTTTTATTTATTTTTATTGATAAACAAACCATAGCTGAATTTGCAATTAATAGCTAAACTTTACTAGTCGTCCACCTCAGGGCGTGTTGTTATACGTACTTACAGCGGAGACCACTTTTTATATTTGTGTTTTTGAGCTAATCCAACTGCGTTAGTTATTTCGTCCCGTTTTGAGGCTGAACAAAAATGTAGATACTCCTCAACCTTTTTTCCTGACCAACCTGGAGCGGCTGCTAATACCCAAAAATTAATTCCATCATTTTTGCCTTGAGCTGCCACATGATCAATTATTCTTTCTATATCTATTTCCGCTGGCACCATTTTAAGCATTGCCATTGCGCGAAGTGCTCCATCAGTGACCATAAAGTTACCAGATTCGATCGCTTTAAATATTGATATAACATCCTGTTCATTTTGCATTGATAATCTTTGGATTGCATCGCCGATAGCAAGATAAACCATTGTTGCTTCTAAGGTTTGATGTGCCATTGATTTAAGGAAATCTAGTGCAGGTTTGTAGCCACATTCACCGATAGCCATAACCATTTGATACTGAGTCTCCCAAGTACGTGAATCTTTTAGCTCTTCTTTCAAAGCACTTAATAAGAACGGGCCTGCATCGCCATTTTTAAGTTTACGTAATTTCTTAGCCGCAGATCGTCGTTTAGCTGACTTTTTATCTTTAAGCTGAGAAATCATTTCATCTAGCACAAAACTCTCCTGTACGTATAACTTTCCAATAACGGGCGCAGACATGTGGGGCATGATGGCGAAGCCGCGCGTGTATGCGTCCCAGCGAACGTAGAGAGTGTGTTGATTGGGTTGTTATATTGCATGTTTAAACAACCTAGCTATTAGTTCTTTTGAGTATCAAGCAGCCAGTTATCGTTGATATTGCGCAGCTAATTAAAAATGAAGCAAATGCGGCGAATAAATAAAAAGGATCAAGCGGCCCAAGGTTTAAATATGCTGCAAGGTGAAAAACTGACGCACTGAGTAACCCCGAAACAAAGACCGCTATAACGAATTTTTTAATAAATAAATGAGACACAAGCGAGCAAATCGTCGCAATTGTGGCAAGAACAGCAATACCGAATATTCCATCATTCATTAAATTACCTTTGCAATATAACGCTTAATATAACTGGAAAATACGAGCGTTTTACAGCGAGTAGTTTTCCAGTTGATGTTTTTGTTAACTGCCATGAGTACACTCTAACTTAAAGCCATGTTCTACTGACTTTATAAAACGAGGATAACCATTGTCAGTTTTATAACTTACAGAAACTCCACCATCAAAGAGAACTACCGAAAACACAGGATTTCTATAAATGTTTCCTTGAATTGGAGTATTCCAATCTGTATCCCAACCGTGATTATTACTCTTTAACCATCTCACAATATTTAAATAGTCCATATCGTCAGAGTTTATTACTGCACCACAATATTCAAACTCACTAGGGATAAAGCGCGTTTCAATTTCTAGATTTTTGAAAAAATAAAAATAACATGCAGCAATAATTAAGATAACAACAGCCACAAAGGCACTAAAAGTTTTCAACAGAGTCCCGTTTGGCAGTTAACGCCCCAATAAGCCGCTGAAAGGAGCGCAGCGTATTGAGGTCGGATTAATTGGTTTGTTATGTGCCTAAGTCAATCGGCAAATATATATCGGTTATCATTTCACTTTCTGATACTTCTGGGAAAAAACTAACCCTTTCAAAAAAAACAGGAAAGTCCCGAACTTCAAAATCAGAATCGAGAAGCCATTTGGAGTACAGAAAGTTTACCACCGCGCCAATAGAGTCATCGCTGCCAATATGCCTAACTACTGCACATCTCCCAGCAGGGATTATTTTGCTCACGACTCCATAATCATTTGGCTCGACTTGGAAGTCAACAGAACAACAAAGATCAAACCTAAAATTTTCGGGGACTGTTACAGCAGGATCATCGTAAACCAAATTAAAGGTCTTGCTTTTATTTGGCAGAAGGTGGTTGATTTTTCTCCACTCAATGAATTTTTGTATTGTATTTCCTAACAGGTTTGGCGAACCTCGGTGCTCCATAACTGCAATTGATGTTTCAGGGAAATCAATCAGTTCCACTTTAAAATCAGGATTTTCATTCATAATTTTAGTCCTTAGCTTAATCACTGGTTCATATTTTGAACGCCAAGGAGTCCAATCAGGGGTTTTCCTAAATTCGAACGGACTTTTGTCAAAATGTTTTTTAAAAGCCCGAGAAAAAGCTTCATGACTTTCGTAACCATTCGCCAATGCAATATCAACAATCTTATCATCTACCCTATAGGCTAATTGGAAGGCTGCCTTTTTGAGTCGAAGTAATCTCACAAGCGATATTACGGGCATACCAAAGTGTGACGAAAATTGCCTATGAAAATGGTACTTCGATAAATATGCTAGCTGACAAAGCCTTTTAACATCAAGCTCCCCATCAAGGTTAGCATCAATATAATTGACTACATCTATAAACTGATCACGGTATTTGGTCATATAACTATTTCTCTCCTAAGCAACTCAATACTAGGAACTATTTAAATACGGATCTTGACCAAAGTTGCTGAGTTTGAAGGCACATAACGAGCCTGTAGATTAACTCGTTTTTAAATTTGTTTTTTATTGATAAACAAACCATAGCTGAGTTCCTATTTTGGTTCAATTGATTACTGTATTTTTACGCAGAATATAGAAGTGTTTGATATTGTTTTAATTGGCGTTTTGGAAGGGATTTCGGGTGTTTGAGTGGCTTTTATTTAGAGTAAGAGGGCTTACCCTTCTCAATGCATCGTGTTTTGCAGCTTTTCTATATTATGAACAAGGCAATACAGTTGCCGCAGTGTAAAGTAAAGGCATTCACTTTTGTTTGACCCCGTAAGGTCAATTTATTCATGCCTTTATTCACTGTAATGTTCCGCTTTTTATTTAAAAGAAAGCCGAGTCGTTTACCATTCTTTAATAAACCGCTATCTTCTTCCGATTGGACTGTCTATTTTTACTTTCATTTTGTCTACATAGCTCAGCTTTTTGCGTGATTCATTATTTATAATAATGCACTCTTCATACTGTTTTTATTGGCTTTTTTCACATTAATTAGGATGGGTGTCATCCTAATCAATACTACTAAGTGCGTAAAGTGCAAAATTTAGGATGGGTGTCTAGTTTATTACGATAAATAATTAAAATTGAAACTCCAAACATTACAATCCCTGAAAACTTAGAGTTAACTTTAAGTTTGACCAGTAATTTTCTGAAAAAGTACCATCCATTCTACTTACCCATCAAAATGCATAACGCTTTGCATAACCGCACATTTGCGAAGCGAAGCGTAGAAAATTGTCCGTGTTTATGCACTTTTTAGGTTTCATTTATAACTGCTTCTGCTGTAAATTTATGATCAAGTGCGTTCTCTACTAATTGCTTATATAAATTGAACTGCTGCTCTGCATATTTCAGTTCATACTGCTCTTTTATGTAAAAGTATTGCTCTAGATTGTTCTTATACAAAGCAAGGAGACCTTCTGCTATTTCTATTTCTTTATGAGCATACTGACCAAGTTCATACTTTGTTAAAGGTAGCGCTCTGAATAATTTAACATCATATCTCCATGGGTTTTTTTCTTTTTCATATCGCCACATATCAAGATAACCAGAAAGTTGATATATTTCCGTAATTTCTTTATCAAATTTAGGGTCTTCAATTAAGTGAGACGTAATATCTGATAGTGCCTGTATTTTATTACCTATTAATTTCCTAGTAGATTTTAAAACAGAGTTCGTGATTTCACTTTGCTTTTTAATCGGATCAAAACTTAGTGCAAACTCTATTTCTTCTTTTCTGGCTAAGTAAACACAATTTTCAATAACATTTACAAGATTTGAATCTGCAATTTCTTGAGGCAAACATGCTTCAGCATTTGAAACTAACTCAACCCCTGCATATTCATACGATTTTGCGACTAAACGAGAACAAAATTGCCTTGTTGTATCAAGCTTTGAGAATATTTTAGCCCCTGCATTTGCAGCACTTAACTTAGAATATGATGTGCCTACTTGTAAACGAGCGTACTCAATCGCTTTATTTATAGCTGATTGATTATTAACTCTAACGACCTTCACAAAACCAGGGTTGTCAATAACCAAGCGTTGTGTATTTCCAGAATGAACTCCTGCTAGATCTGAATGAATGTAGCTTGAGCCTCCAACATACAAAATAGCATGAGAATATTCTGTCCCAGTTAATTTTTGTATCATTTTACTTGGCTTTTCATTCGAACAAGTAAGGATAATGTCGCCTTGTTTTAATATTTCTCTATCTAAGAGATACATGACTCACCTTGAAACCTAACGAGCCTGTAGATTAACTCGTTTTTTATTTGTTTTTATTGATAAACAAACCATAGCTGAGTTCCTATTTTGGTTCAATCGATTACTGTATTTTTACGCAGCATATAAAGAAGTGTTTGGTGTTGTTTAAATTGGCGTTTTGGAAGGAATTACGAGTGGTTGAATGGCTTTTATTTAAGTTAAAAGGGCTTCCCCTTCTTAATGTATCGTATTTCAGCTTTTCTATATTATGAACAAGGCAATACAGTTGCCACACAATAAAGTAAAGGCATTCACTTTTGTTTGACCCCGTAAGGTCAATTTATTCATGCCTTTGTTCACTGTAATGTTCCGCTTTTTATTTAAAGGAAAGCCGGTTCAATACAGCCGAGCCGTTTGCCATTCTTTAATAAACAGCTATCGTAGCCCGATGAGAAGTTTTTAACGCAGTTAATTAGAACACTAGAATGTTCTACGTTTTAATTCAGCAGGTATACTACCCATGTTTTACAACAAATTGCCAACGCCGTTATTAGCCCTTTTTCAAGATTATAAACTCCCCGATTTAAAACAAAAAAGCATAACCCAAAGAGCTATGCTTTTAATCAACCTTAATCAAGTTCGGTTTACAAACGAATACCGCCGTCTATTTCTACCACGCGGCCGGTAAAAAAGTCGTTTTCGATTATGTATTGTGCGGTATGGGCAATTTCGTCGCTTTCGCCTAAGCGCCCTACGGGTGTTACTGCAAGCATACGTTGTTTGGCTTCGGGCTTCATGGCGTCGGTCATGGCGGTGCTTATTACACCTGGTGCAATAGCGCCTACACGTATACCAAAGCGGCCAAGTTCTTTAGCCCATGTGGTGGTAAGTGCCACTACGCCTGCTTTTGATGCCGCGTAGTTTGTTTGGCCTATGTTACCTGCGCGCGCTACGCTCGACATATTAACGATTACGCCGCCTTTACCTGATTCAATCATGTGGCTTGCAGCTTCCCGCCCTGCTAAAAACACACCTGTCAGGTTTACATCAATCACTGATTGAAATTGCTCAAGAGACATTTTTTTAACGACTTTACCGTCTTTTGCCTTTATAAACATGCCGTCGCGTAAAATACCGGCGTTGTTTATAAGCACGCCAATGTGCCCAAAATCGCTATTAATGGTATTGAATACGCTTTCTACTTCGCTCTCGGCGGTTACGTTTGCGGCATAACCTTTAATGTTGCCTGTGACACCTTCAAGCTGCGTGAGTTGCTCGCATGCGTTGTTTAATAAGTCTTGTGCCATATCTATTAAAGCAATGTTGGCACCCATAAGTGCAAACTTTTGCGCCATTGCAAAGCCTAAACCTTGTGCGCCACCGGTTATTACTACCGTGTTATTTTTAATTTCCACGCGTTGCTCCTACTTAGAAAACAGTTTATAAATGGCACTAAAGTCATCACTACCCGCACCTTGGTGCTGTAGCATAGTGTATAAATTTTTAGCCATTGAACCCATAGGGGTTGATGAATTACTTTGCTGCGCGGCTTCCATGGCAAGGCCTAGATCTTTAGCCATTAAATCGACCATAAAGCCTGGTTTGTAATCGTTACTTGCAGGGGCTGTATCCATTACACCTGGGCAAGGGTTGTAAAGTTCAAGCGTCCAGTTTCGGCCCGAACTTGCGGTCATAATGTCGCTAAGCACTTTAGGATCGAGGCCGTTGTTAATACCCATTTGCAGTGCTTCGCTGGTGCCTGCCATTAAAATACTGAGTAGCATGTTATTACATATTTTTGCTACTTGCCCTGCGCCAATATCGCCTGCATGAAATATGTTTTTACCCATATCACTCAACACTGTATTTGCTTTATCGAACGCTGCTTTTTCGCCGCCTACAATAAAAGTAAGTGTGCCAGCAGTTGCGCCTGCAACGCCGCCCGATACCGGTGCATCTACAAAGCTTATGCCTTGTTCACCAAGCGCACTGCCTACAATACGGGCTGATTCTGCATCTATTGTTGAGCAATCAATTACTAATGTATTTTTGCTCAGCACGTTAATTAAGCCGTTGTCGTCGTTATTACCTAAGTAAAGCGACTTAACATGTTTGCCCGCTGGTAACATACTAATAAGTACGTCAGCATTGGTTGCGCACTGCTTTGCATCAACCGCTGCTTTTGCGCCTTTGCTTGCAAACTCATTTACGACCGACTGGTTTAAATCGAACACGCTAACAGTATGCCCAGCTTTAATTAAGTTAGCCGCCATTGGGCCGCCCATATTACCTAAACCAATAAAACCTATGTTTAATTTACTCATAGTTGTTCCTTTTAGATACCAATTCTATTTAACAGCAAGCTCATTGAGCGGGTGATTTTCGCCAAAGCGGTTAGCAAAAAAGCTATCTATTATTGTTTGTGGTACATCACTAAGTGTTTTGTATTGCCAATTTGGCGCGCCGTCTTTATCTATTAGTAGCGCTCTTACACCTTCTTGAAACTCACCTACTTCGCCAGCGCGAACCGACATACCCAGCTCCATTTTAAAACACGCTAATAAGCTTTTGCCTTGGCTTGTTTTTAATTGCTCACTTACAAGTGCACAACTTAGTGGGCAGCCATGCTTAAGTGATTTTTGAGCGCGCTGTAGCCATTTATCGTCAGTGGTTAGCCCTAAAATGTAATCAACCTGCTCCTGCAAGGTTGTAAACTCACCCAATTTTTGAATCGTTTTTAGGTTAGCTTTTATATTGCCTTTTGGCATACGCGCAGATTGGTTGTCTAAATCGGTTAATAACTTAGTTAATCGCTCATGATTTAAGCTTGCGGTTTTGCCCCATTTAGCTGCTAAAATTTGCGCAAGCATGGCATCATATTTAGTGCTGTCGATGAAGTGATCGGCAAGCGATACAAAACGCGCGTCGTCGCAGTTAATTGATGCCGACGTTAGCCCTAAAAATAGCCCCACACTTTGTGGCATTTTATGTAAAAAGTAACTGCCGCCTACATCAGGGTATAAACCTATGGTTTGCTCTGGCATGGCAATGCGAGATGTTTCGGTTACAACGCGGTGGCTAGCACCGGCCATTAGCCCTAAACCGCCGCCCATTACTATGCCGTTACCCCAAACGAGGATAGGTTTATCAAAGGTATGAATAAGATAATCAAGCTTGTACTCAAGGGTAAAAAACTCTTCAACTAAGCTTGTTGGTTTACCTTGCGCCATTGCATGATGAAGGCTTACAACATCGCCACCGGCGCAAAATGCTTTATCGCCTGCGCCTTTTAACAAGACCATAGCAATAGCATCATCGTCTTGCCAAGCTCGCAATTGCGGTTCAAGTAACTTGATCATCTCAAAATTAAGTGCATTTAAGGCTTTTGGCGCATTGAGTGTAATAAGCCCAATTAAACTGCCATTTTCTGCGGTTGCGGTTTCAAATACCACGGGTTCATCAGCGCTATTTAATAATGTTAAAGCACTCATTAGCCATTTACCCAGTTAGCGCGGCGTTTTTCTAAAAAGGCATTTACGCCTTCTTGTTGATCTTCGGTATCAAATAAACCAACAAATAACTCGCGCTCAAGAGGCAATACACTTGCCATTGGTTGATGGCGCCCTTTTTGAATCAATGTTTTACATGCTGCAACTGAGCTAGGGCTTTGATCGGCCACTTGGTTGGCCAGTTTTAAGGCTGCCGCAAAGCTTTCACCCTGCGGTACTACTTCTTCTACTAAGCCAATTTGTAGGGCTTTATCAGCTTTTAAGCGCTCGCCGCATAAAATCATGCGTTTTGCCCAGCCTTCGCCTACAAGCCATGCTAAATTTTGTGTGCCACCAGCACACGGTAATAAGCCAACTTTAGCTTCAGGGAGCGCCATTTGTGCTTGCTCTTCCGCAATACGAACGTCGCACGCAAGCGCCACCTCTAAACCGCCGCCCATTGCATAACCATTAATGGCTGCAACCGACACGCCTCTAAAATTAGTAAGCGCTTCAAATGCTTCACCAAATACACGCGACATATCGGCGGCTACGCCTTTATCGCCACCAGCAAATACGTTTAGGTCGGCACCCGCGCTAAAAAACTTCTCGCCTTCACCAGTAAGTACCAATGCATAAATATTTTTATTATTATTAAGCTCATTAACGGTATTTTTTAAATCAACTAGGGTGTCTTTTGTCCAGGTGTTTGCTGGCGGGTTAGACATAGTTAAAATAGCAACATGACCTTCGGTTGTAAGTTCAATACTCGGATTAGATTTTGATTCTGACATACATTGCTCCTTATAAAACGTCGCTTGCAGACTCAGCTAAAATACGGCGCGCTATAATCACACGCATAATTTCATTAGTGCCTTCTAAAATTTGATGAACGCGTACATCACGTACATGGCGCTCAAGCGGGTATTCTTTTATATAACCGTAACCACCATGAATTTGCAGTGCGTCGTTACATACGGTAAAACCAACATCGGTAGCAAAGCGTTTAGCCATGGCGCAGTAAGTGGTTTTTTCAACGTCGTTATTATCAAGTTTAAATGCAGCAAGCCTTACCATTTGGCGCGCAGCTACAAGCTCGGTGTTCATATCGGCAATTTTAAATTGCAATGCTTGAAACGCAGCCAATGGTTTACCAAATTGTGTACGTTCTTTTAAATATTCACGGGCTGTATTAAGCGCCGCTTGCGCTGTACCAATTGAACATGTGGCAATGTTAATTCGGCCGCCATCTAGGCCTTGCATCGCAAATTTAAAGCCTTCGCCCTCTGCGCCTAATAAGTTATGCGCAGGAATGCGTACATCTTCAAAGCTAATTAGGCGTGTAGGTTGTGCGTTCCAACCCATTTTTTCTTCGGCTTTGCCATATTCAACGCCTTTCGCGTCGGCCGGGACTACAAATGCCGAAATACCCGCAGCGCCTTCGCCGCCTGTACGTGCCATTACCACTAATACTTCGGTTTCGCCAGCGCCCGATATAAACATTTTTGAGCCGTTAATAACATACTCATCACCCTCAAGCACGGCTTTTGTTTTAAGTGATGCGGCGTCTGAACCCGACCCTGGCTCTGTTAAACAGTAAGAGGCAAGTAACTCGCCCATTACTAATTGCTCTACGTATTTGTCTTTAACTGCATCGGTACCAAAACTTGCTACCATCCAGGTGGCCATATTATGAATGGTTAACATGGCCGTTGTTGCGGTACAGCCCATAGCAAGCTGCTCAAAAATAATGCTCGAATCTAAACGTGATAAACCAAGGCCGCCCGCTTCCTCTGGCGTGTATAAACCACAAAAACCAAGCTCGCCTGCTGCTTTAATCGTGTCTTTAGGAAAAATATGTTCGCGATCCCACTTTGCTGCATAGGGGGCAAGTTCTGACTCGGCAAATTGGCGTGCTGTTTGAGCAAAGGCTTGTTGATCTTCTGATAAGTTAAAGTCCATGTTAGACCTCTTTAATTGTGTTAGTTGTGTTGTTAGTGTCTCCCGTCACGGGAGTAGTTCGTGACGAGCGGCGAAGGCTTATGTGTGTTGTGTGTTGTGTGTGAAGTAGCCTTCGCGCCCATCTTTATTATTAATTATTCTTTTATTTATTCATTTTTTAATTACGATTATTTTAAGTTAATGCTCATATTTGGACCCGACGCAATGTCGTCTTCAAACCAACGTGAGGTAATCGTTTTAGTTTCTGTGTAAAAACGAATGCCTTGTTTACCGTACGTGTGAGTATCGCCATAAAACGAGCCTTTCCAACCAGTGAACGAAAAGAACGGAAGTGGCACCGGAATTGGCACATTAATACCTACTTGGCCTACTTCAATTTCGTGTTGGAATTTACGAGCCACTGCGCCGCTTGACGTAAATAATGAGGTGCCGTTACCGTAAGGGCTGTCGTTAATAAGTGCGATTGCTTCATCAAGCGTGTCTACAAACATACACGCCAGTACTGGGCCGAATATTTCTTCTTTGTATAAATCCATCTCTTTGGTTACATCGGTAAATAACGTTGGGCCAACCCAGTTACCTTGCTCGTACCCTTCAACCGTAAAGTCAGAACCATCAATTAAACAGGTAGCGCCTTGCTCTTTACCACCAGCAATGAGTGATAAAATACGTGCCTTTGCTGCTTTTGATGTTTGTGGACCGTATGCCGCGTTTGCATCATCCCACACGCCTGGGCGTACATTTTCAAAGCCTGCTTTAATTTCATCTACCCACTGACTTGCTTGACCTACAAATACAGCAACCGAAATACCCATACAACGCTGACCAGCAGCACCTACCGATGCGCCTACTAAGTTATTTACAACGTGCGATTTACTTGCATCAGGCATAATAACCATGTGGTTTTTAGCGCCAACACACGCTTGCACGCGTTTAAGATTTTGTGTGCCTTTAGAATAAATATAAGCACCTACACCACATGAGCCAACAAACGAAATAGCACGCACTGCTTTGTCTTCTAGTAAGCGGTCTACTTGTGGTTTTGTACCGTGAACAACTTGTAATACGCCTTTTGGTGCGCCGGCTTCAATAAATAGCTCTGCTAAACGCATTGGTGTAAGTGGATCTTGCTCAGACGGTTTTAAAATAAAGGTGTTACCACACACAATAGCCAGCGGGAACATCCAAAGTGGGATCATTGCAGGGAAGTTAAACGGGGTAACACCTGCACACACGCCAAGTGGCTGCATGTAAGAATACGTATCGATTTTACGCGCTACGTTTTCCATTGTTTCACCCATCATTAATGATGGCGCGTTAGCAGCTTGTTCTACTACTTCAATACCACGCCAAACATCGCCTTTTGCATCTTCAAATGTTTTACCCAATTCATGGCAAATAATGGTAGCAAGCTCATCGTG of Pseudoalteromonas arctica A 37-1-2 contains these proteins:
- a CDS encoding enoyl-CoA hydratase, with product MSESKSNPSIELTTEGHVAILTMSNPPANTWTKDTLVDLKNTVNELNNNKNIYALVLTGEGEKFFSAGADLNVFAGGDKGVAADMSRVFGEAFEALTNFRGVSVAAINGYAMGGGLEVALACDVRIAEEQAQMALPEAKVGLLPCAGGTQNLAWLVGEGWAKRMILCGERLKADKALQIGLVEEVVPQGESFAAALKLANQVADQSPSSVAACKTLIQKGRHQPMASVLPLERELFVGLFDTEDQQEGVNAFLEKRRANWVNG
- a CDS encoding CoA-acylating methylmalonate-semialdehyde dehydrogenase, whose amino-acid sequence is MHQVPLLINGEFIQSASKELIDVINPATQEVLAQVPCTTESEMDAAIASASETFKTWKDVPITERARIMMKYAALLKEHHDELATIICHELGKTFEDAKGDVWRGIEVVEQAANAPSLMMGETMENVARKIDTYSYMQPLGVCAGVTPFNFPAMIPLWMFPLAIVCGNTFILKPSEQDPLTPMRLAELFIEAGAPKGVLQVVHGTKPQVDRLLEDKAVRAISFVGSCGVGAYIYSKGTQNLKRVQACVGAKNHMVIMPDASKSHVVNNLVGASVGAAGQRCMGISVAVFVGQASQWVDEIKAGFENVRPGVWDDANAAYGPQTSKAAKARILSLIAGGKEQGATCLIDGSDFTVEGYEQGNWVGPTLFTDVTKEMDLYKEEIFGPVLACMFVDTLDEAIALINDSPYGNGTSLFTSSGAVARKFQHEIEVGQVGINVPIPVPLPFFSFTGWKGSFYGDTHTYGKQGIRFYTETKTITSRWFEDDIASGPNMSINLK
- a CDS encoding acyl-CoA dehydrogenase family protein yields the protein MDFNLSEDQQAFAQTARQFAESELAPYAAKWDREHIFPKDTIKAAGELGFCGLYTPEEAGGLGLSRLDSSIIFEQLAMGCTATTAMLTIHNMATWMVASFGTDAVKDKYVEQLVMGELLASYCLTEPGSGSDAASLKTKAVLEGDEYVINGSKMFISGAGETEVLVVMARTGGEGAAGISAFVVPADAKGVEYGKAEEKMGWNAQPTRLISFEDVRIPAHNLLGAEGEGFKFAMQGLDGGRINIATCSIGTAQAALNTAREYLKERTQFGKPLAAFQALQFKIADMNTELVAARQMVRLAAFKLDNNDVEKTTYCAMAKRFATDVGFTVCNDALQIHGGYGYIKEYPLERHVRDVRVHQILEGTNEIMRVIIARRILAESASDVL